The genomic DNA CAGTCTGCACGATGCCGCTGCAAGACCTTTCCGTCGAGATCCTTCACCTCATTTGCGAGGTCTGCCCCACAGACACACTCCAGGACTTGCGACTCACGTCTCAGAAGCTGTGCACTGTAGCCGATAAACATCTTCTGCCCGAAGTCGTGATCTGTTTGGAAGGCACAGATCTAAAACGGCTTCAGGGGATTTCCAAGAGCTCGGAAGGGATTCGAAATGGCATTAAATCACTCATCATCCAGGCCGACGCATGCGCCTATGCTACAGACGAGAATGAGCGATTCCCTTCTCTGCGGAAATGGTTGAACGATCGGACGGAATTCCTTCTGCAGTCGGAAGCTGAACTGCTCGAGCTGAGACGGACAATCGAGAGTCGACGACAAACGCGACAGCGAATCGATCTTCTAAAAAGGCTCGATCACTTCTTGGAACAGACACGAGCTTTACAGGACGATCCAACACTGGCCGAGACATATTATGCAGAATTCAGGCGCCAATACGTGTCACAAAAAAAGCTGTTCGGGATTCCCATTTCACAACAGACTCAACAAATGCCAGCTGTGATAGTGAGGCGAGTGATCAAGGACGCTCTCTCTCCGCTAATCACGAGCTGTGCCAACATCAGTAAGCTCGCCATAAATACCGAGCATGCAGTGCGACGGAACGCCGGCCTTGTGAACAAACCTTTCCTACAAAGCCTCACGATTCCGCACAGGTGTCCCGGCCTTGACTTGTTGCTAGCCATCTGTGAGGCGATTTGGCCTGTTGCTATCGAAGCCGGCTGGAAGGTCGACGACTGGAGTCTGACTGGCATAATACCGAGAAGCGTGCAACAGGCGACGCCCAACGAGGTCCGAGACGAGGAGCTGCCAGTATTCTTGCAATTCATGCAGAATTTCCGCAAATTCTCTTTATGCTTCAACGGCGCTAATGCCAAAGACGAAGACTATGATCGCGGGGTCGAGAGCCAATGGGCCTTCTACCGCGACGAATTCGCAGCAGGGTGTACGATTTACTGGCTGCCATGCATGCCGAAGATTGAGGAGTTCCGCTTGGTATATCCTGTCGCTCCGTTGGTGGATTGGCGGGTCGATATACGCGACGCGCTCCAGGAGAAGTTCATTCCCCATCTGACACTTCTCCACATCTCGAATTTCCAGTGCGATACAGAGGGTCTCGAGCGGTATCTCCTGCTGCATAAGGACACACTTCAGGATCTGAAGCTCTCCGACGTGCATCTCAGAGGCTCCAGTTGGCCAGCGTGTTTGACTGCGATTGCGGGAAGGCTTCCATGCCTTCGGCGCGCGAAGTTGGTTGCTCCACTTACAAGTCTTGATAGTGAGGTCGATGAAGAGATGGTGTATTATATTGGGCAATACATGCAAAGTAGCGCGCAAATCGAAGAGCATCAGAACGCGGTAGAACGCTACATCTTGACTGGTGAGGGTCCTGCTCCGAGTTGGACCGTGGAGGAGATGATTGAGACTGatggagaaggcgatgagGAGGGAAGCTTAATGGACTACAGCGAAGGGACGGCAAGTGAGAggagcgacgacgagatgaTGGATTGATGATACTGACGGTTGTCTGCGCCATGTTCTCACCAGAGACATGAGCGCTCAAGGAGAGGATTTATAGACTTCCGCATGCACAATTAGGGGACATCCTCTTATGGTTGTCACGGCGAATGATCAATTTATCACTCAGCCAGCGTAGAATCCACTCTTGAAGAAAGTGCTCAGCCACATCAAGCCCATGGCATATCCTGGCCAGAAGCGGTCCTCTACCACTGGACATCGGCAAATACAATCATTCGACACAATCTGCTCGAGGCTGGGCTGactgaagaagaaatcgGTGCAACCCGTGTGTGGCCTCAAGCGTTCCTCTGCAGTCTGCTGGATCTCTCACTGAAACGCAAAGAACGTGCCGATGGCTTGCATAGAACAGATCAGCAGCTAACTATCGATCAGGCGCGCGCCGACTTCATGAGCGGACAGCTGAGCAACGAGCATATCCTGTACCAGCTGAGTAACCGCAATCTAGGTCCTCGCATCATCTGTACCCCGATGCCGAAAGCTCTGGAGGCTCTGAGGTCGATCGTGGTCCGCTGCATCGACACAAGCGCAGAGGAGAAGTATTTCGGACGTGAGTCCAACACCAGGTAAGTTGTCAAGTTTTTACTGGTGCGAAAGCGAAAAGCGGCGAGAGTGGCGGCAGTGGTAAGggcattggcattggcagcgaTTCCTCATGGCATACAAGGTACACCAAGCGCACAAGCGACCAGAAGTCGAGGGAAGAGGTTACGAGTGGTCATCAGAGCGACTACAGTGAAGAACGGCGACCTCACAGTAGTAAGGCAATCATCGCAAAAACCGACCCCACAACACCACCTTGCGCAACCACCATACCTGAAGCAGTTCCACTCGACGTCTCGGCTGCCGCACTCTGCGTCCTACTCGCAGTTCCCATCCCACTTGCCCCCGAAGTCCCCGTGATAAGCGTCAcactcgccgtcgtcgtctcaCTCGCTCCCGCCGAAGCACTCATCGTCCCCGCCCCCGTCTCCGCCgcccctccacctccactcaACTTCTCCACACCCCACGTAACAGTAACAGCAAAAGTCTCCGCATCATCATAAGTCGTCGTGCTCATTCCCGGGAAATTCGCTCCTGGTCCCCCAGCACTTTCCGTACAAACTGATTGCGCGACGTTGCAGTCTTGATACCCAGTGAAATCTGCATCTGCGCCCATTGTCATGCGGTAGCTTGAGGGGCCGTAGGTCAAGATTTGGGTTGGGAAGAGACCGCATTCTTCGGCGGAGCTGGGGCAGGCGAGGGTCATTGTTGTGAGGGAGTCTTGGACGCCGAGGACGGAGGCGTCGATGGAGAAGGTGTCGTAGCCGTAGAAGGGAACTTGGAGAGTGGTTGTTTGGGACATGGCGAGTGGGAGTATGCTGAGGGTTGTGATGGATTTGGGAGGCATTGTTGTTTTCTGCTCTTCGCGTCGAAGTTGTGCTTAAAATCGGACTTGATGGAGTGCCTTCTTGTACACAGTGTTCTCTTCCGTCTCTGGAGCTTATTGCTTTCTGGCCTGCTTGTTGTTCTTGACGGAATTTCTTTTGGCCTGTCGATGTAAAGAGGAAGTATTTGATGAAACATTCCTCGAACCAAATTATGAGAAAGAAGTCACCGCTTACCTCACCATCACCAATCATGGCTCCAAAATCTAATCTTGGTGCCGTGAAAACGTCTTTCCGGACCACTTGTGTTACTCTCTAGCCTCTTCTGGCGAATGTGGCGCTGCGAAGGAGTCAGGGCGATTGGTGCTTGATCCTCCAAATCTCGGCTCGGCATGAGCTTGGCGCGCTCCGCGGACAGTGGCGATGAAATGTTGAGACTGAGAAACAGGTGTCAAAGCATTATAATGCATCTTTTGTGCCTTTCACTCTGCACTGCGTCTGCTATGATTTACAGACCCTTGGGTATATGCTTTCCTGACATTCCCTCAAACGCCGCTCTTGAACGCTCAAATAACAAAACAAACAGATTCGGGATCTCTAAGGATTCACCTTGATCATAACCGCCTCACTAGGAACGCCGTTGACCATAGCGAACAACATGTATGTCCCAGGCAACATCACGCCGGCATCAGATGGTAATCGGTAAGACCTCGAACCATCTTCGTTCTCCGCATGGTCGTTCAAGGGCACTCTTCTCGAGTCCGTATCGACAGAATGCGTTGCAGTTCCGAGTCTTAGCATGGCTGCAGTAACCTCGCCTTGCTTGACGCGGTCTGGCTTTTGTACTTTGAATCGCACTTCTTCGCCCACACGAACGGTCTTTGAATGTACATCTGTGATCATGGGACGAGCGGCTAGTGTTTTCCCATCTTTCTCGAGCAGGTAAGGAGGAGTGTATATCTGAAAGTCGAGATGGTTCTCTTCCTTTGCGCATTGGCTGCAGAGGCCGCCTCCGCCAGAGAAGATGGTACCATCAGGCAAGAGAGCAGCAGTAGAATGGTACCCGCGAGCGATGCCCGGATCGGGAAGGAGTGTGAACATCTCAGTCGCAGGATCGAAGAGCTCGGGCACTGTAACTGCTCGGAAATCGCTGAACGGACGGGAATACGCTTGTCCACCCAAGATCATAATTTGACCATTTGGCATCGTGACAGCATTTGCAAAAACCCGAGCTCGATTCATGCTTGGTAATTTTCGGACCTTTGCTTCACCACTAGGTGAATCGATGTTGATAATGTGGGCATGGTCCACggcctctgcttcttcgtaaTCTTTGGCACCACCTGCAGTAAAGATGCTTCCGGTAGTCGCGTCGTACATCTGAAAGACTCCGCACATTGCATCCGTGTCGTCTCGTGTTCCAGCAGGAGCATGACTGCCTTGCCCGCTTGTGTAGTACCAGTTCATATTCATGCTTGGTCCTGCCTGGAAGACTGAGCGATCCTTCCACGACATCAGCCAAGCATGATTATCAGAACGATATGCTCCTTCTCTATCAGCAGTTTGCATTGGATCAGCTGGGCAGCCTTCCAAGATAGTCCACTCATTTGTGGCAGGGTCATAGATTTCGCCTGTCTTgttgccttcttcgccggaTCCGGGACCAATGATGATACTGCTCCATGATCCACCGATGGTGAATATTCGACCATCTGTCAAAGTCACTTGTGACTGATATGCGCGAGCAATTTGCATTTCTGGAGCTTCGTAAAACCCATTGGTCGCTTCAGCATGCATGCTGACTTTCTTCGCTGTTGATCCTCCTGTGACAATAATTGTACCATCGAACCCCGTACTGATACCAGGACAGAACATGTCATGGTGAGTGTTGTTCACTAATAGCTCGCTGATCTCTCCAGTCTTGGGGTCCCAAGTGGCTGACCATGTTAGGCCAAATTGTCCGATGCTATGTGTATGTTTTCGTCCGGAAGCCCAGGCAAGTAACTTCCCACTTGGCAGAACCGCTATTGCTGTCGGTACAAGCGGAAATGGTATGCTGCTACTCCAGGTTCCGAGGTTTTCTGCTGTGACTGTGGTACTGAGGCTTGCTATTGTCGCCAAGGCGAATCCTGTTATGCTGTTGAGCCGAAACATCCTGCTAAcaggaagagaaagagaacaaGAGAAACGTTGCGAGCAAACGAGGGCCTTTCTGTAGGGTCATGAAAGTGATACAGCGCTATGCCCTCTCGTCAAGCTGGTGAAGTGCTCGAACTTTGAATGAGACATGCTCTCCTGGATCGCCAAGCCACGTTGTCCAGACCGTTTGTGCAGTTCTGGCACGCTAATGGTTATCCGGACGCCACCCAAACCGATAGGCGGCGATGGTCACGGAGTTGCCGCATCTGTCACTTAAACCGTAGATGGCATCTCATCCACGAGTTGGTAGATGCAAAGCCGATTGAGGGACTATCATGGGTAGGTATTCGATTCGGACGTTAGCGAGCTTCATATAAGACTGCATGTTCGACAAAATTGTCTCCTCTTATAGACTATGGCCGGTGGCTTCGGCCACGGAGAAGTGCGTAACGCCAGTCGATAAAACGTGCGGCTAATATTCTTCGCCGAACACAAAGGCACCAGCGGGCACAGTGCGATGTGCTGCTCCAGTATGGAGCTTGCAACAGGGCGCGTAGTTCGCCGCGGCATGATACTGTCATGTTTGTGGTCGCGAGAATGCGTTCGCAGAGTGATACACGTGGCTCGGGATGAAATCGATTCATTTGGTGTTGATGATTTTGAAGTTGAGATGGTCGTTGATTCTCGGGCAGAAAACGGCAGCAACTTGCCAAGCCAAACGGCAAGAGCAGTGACACTTTGGATCGCCTTCCCGCTCCATGTTGCAAGCCCTCCTCGTCCGGCATCCAATACTACGGCGTCAAAGGCACGATCGTCCCAAGATCATCCTAGGCCCACAAATCCTCGATATAAGAAATAGGACGCGTGACACACTGCGCATAACACCGTAAATGTACATGTCTCATTTCCCCTGCCTACTCTTCGACTACTATCCTCTCACCTTCCTGTAACTCTCTGGCTTCACGTACTGCCTGATAACTTTACCACCCCAAACAGGCACCAATGCAGCTCCCAGAATCGCTGCAAACCTCCACACGAAGCCCAAACTCCATATGAAGCCGAGATCGAAATATTCGCCCAAAAATGGTACACTCACCAAATAAATTACGCTTGTGCTCACGATGCTTGCAATCATAATCCAATGCCATGTCGTGATTTCCGCAGCCACCATGCACAATTCATTAATGATGAGAACGCTGTATGACACAGCGACCATCTTCTGGAAACCGGGTGTGTTGATGGGAGTGTAATCCGGATTGGCCAAAGCGGCAGAATTGTTGGCGGAAAAGGAGGGCACGAGGAGCTCGGCGCCGCCTTGTATGATCAGACCTTGATAAACGGATATAGCGAGCCAAATGAAGAACGTTTTATATGAGAGCGACTTTCCAAGAGTGAGTTCTTTGTAGAGTTCGGGATAGAGGTTCGCAAGACCTTCATCGACATCTTGGTCCAGTGTCAGGGAGAAGACGGGCATCATGGTGTATATTGTGGCGTAGCCGACCAGGAGCCAATCGCGGTAGAGGGCGATAGGTTCGAATTTGGAGGCGATGCTGAACACGGTTTGacagatgctgatgatgaggcCACGATGCATGACGAATTGGGCCAGTTTAGCGCTGCGGCGGTAGGAGTTGCGGCCGTGCCAGACGAGGAGTTTGGTGAGGTGGGCGAATTGTTCGATGCTGAAGTCGGCCGCGAGAGAGGCTTGCTTGCCCTCCTTGCCCACAATACCCACGCCGACGTCTGCAGCTTGGATCATGGAGACATCGTTGCCACCGTCGCCGATGCAGGCGATGCGCTTCTTGGTATAGGCGCGGATGAGGTGCGCGATATCTGCCTTCTGTGTGGGAGAGCAGCGACAGGCTATGACGGCAGGAAGGCGAACAGCAATGCTGATGAAGGCATCCTTGTGGTGTTGTAGGTAAATGCCCAACGACTGTCCATCGATGAGGAGCGCAGCATTGGTCTGGTTCTGAATCGTACTCAGCGCGTCGAGAGCGGCGTCACGACGTTTGAGCCCAGCAATGGTGTGAATGGTCTGACCACGAGAAACGAGCTTGGACGAGACCGCTACGCATCGAGCTGTCTCAACCTTATCGCCCGTCAACATCCAGATCTTGATGCCGGCATTGCGGAGAAGCTCGAGCGAAGGCTTGACTTTGGGTTGTAACTTGTCTTCCACGCCAGTCACACCAAGAAGATTGAGATTGTGTTCCAAGTGCTGCCTTACGACCAAAGCCATGGCCGCGTCTCGTCCGGCAAGACTGAGCGAGGCTTCTGCGTAGGCATCCGAGAAGGCAGAATATTGCTGCGCAGTCAGAGGCTTCCGACCAACAACAAGTGTTCGCAAGCCCTCCCGCGCCATATTGCCCGTCTCTTCCTCAAGCCAGTCGTTCGCAGCAACGATGGACGTCATGACTGTGTCAGCGCCTTTTTGGTAGAACACgatctcgccatcctcgtcttTGCTCAAGCCAGAACTGCGAATGAACCGGACAATAATGCCCATGCGTTTACTGTCGCTGGTGAATGGGAAGACATTAAGCACTTCGACACGCACCACAGTCCTGTCATCGCCAGTATACTGCAGTGTGATTGACTTGCGATCACGGTGCTGCAAGCGTAGGCCAACACTCTCAGTCCACTCCACGATCGCGATCTCGTCTGGCGAAGATGCCTGGTACGAGACCTTAGGCTGCCCATCGTCGTTTTCCTCGGTGGTTGGCGTGACGTTGTGGCATAGAGCCAAGGACAGCACGAGGTCGCGGACGCGCAATCCGATTTCTCGTCGCGTTCGTGTGGCACCACTCAAAGAATTGATGCCTGCTGAAGGACTGAACAAGGCGCCAGCGGGTGCATCCTCTGCAGCCGAGAAGGCCTGCGTGACATAGccgacgacttcttccatgGCATCTCCGCCATAGCTGACAGTGCCAACATGAACTTTGCGCAGTTCCATCTCATTCCGGGTTAGTGTGCCGGTCTTGTCAGACAACAGATACTCTATTCGTCCGAGATCCTCAGGAATGGTGCTCGTTCGCACGACAGTGCCTGGTATGTCCGTGTCGTGATGGATGAACCAGGCATAGACGCTCTTGCCCAAGTCGAGGTTGACACGCAGAGAGATCGGCACGATCGTGCTGAACAGGATTAAAAATCGCATGGTAGCGATATACCACTTCCTGCCATCATGTTCTTTGAAGCCGTGAATGGCGACCAAGATAAAGCTCAAGGCGGCGGTCAAAATGCAAAGGATCTTGACAAGGCTATTAATTTCCAATTCGAGGAGACCTGTTTTCGAAcgcgaagcagaagtcgaaaGCGCGGCACGAGTCTGTGGCCCAGTATATATGACGACGGCGTGTACCGTCGTTGATGAGGCGAGTACTGTATTTGCCCACGCTGTGTTGTCAATGTTCAAAGGAGTCGATTTGGTCTCCGTTGCCCGAACGTCTTCCGGCCCATCCTCTGGATGCGGGTCGTAAGCTCTGTGCTTCTTTGGCTCCAGTTCAATGGTGCCCACAAAGTCATTGACTCGTTTGTCTGGTTTGCCGGCGGTCACTCGCAACCTGAGATACTCGGATGCGGGCAATGTCTGCGCAAGTGGTGTGGCCAGGCGCAGCTTCCAGTCGGTCTCTCCATCCAGCTGATCAGTACGAATGAAAGCTTCACCTCCGCCACTCGGATCGGATGAAGTGGTCTCGTTGCTCAATTGTACACCTTGAATAGACTGACGTTGTAGACGTGGGCTGACAGGTGCAGCGTTCTCGCCCATATCCACAAGCGCTTCTTCGACCGTCTCTTGTCGAGGTTCTGCCTCTGTCTGAACGGTTTCTGCCGAGAAGCTCTTCAGGATGACCACATCTGCAGGCACTCTTTGATCCTTCTCGAGCACAATCACATCACCAACCTTGAGCTGGGCCGATGGTTTGATGATTTCAGCAACGTTTGACGAAGGGGCGTCTACATTCTGTGTGCTgtactcttcgtcctcggccTGCTGTAGCCTTGCATCTTCTGCTGACACTCTTCTGCGCttccctttcttctttttctctgtTATGCTCTTGatcttccttttcttgctGCTAGCGTCCGTATCGGAGAAGCCAGGACTGTCGAATCGCAGCACTCTGTAAGGCTCACTGTTGGCTTCTCTGTCCCGTTTCCTCCTACTCAGATCGTCGAACGCCTCTTTACTAAGGGTGATCATGAGTACAAAGGCAAGAGGCGCGATGTACGTCGAAAGGTAGCCGATTCGGAGTGCGGGAATGATTTGCGATAATGCGACGAGTAGGAAGTacatgttgaagaagaactTGAACTCATTGAAGAGTGTTCTCGGCAAGAACGACCAGGGCGTGTATTTTGCATTCGATATGGCATTCGCTGGGAACCGCGCCGGTTGCTTCTGCCCCACAGCAATATTTCTGGCGCTCGCTGGATCATGATCATCTTCGGCCTCGTCTTCACTTATTGCCGGCAGCTGTATGGAGGTTGATCGGTTCATGAAAGGCACATATTGCCAGATGCCTTTTGGTCGGCGATTGTCGCCAAAACGGTTGGATCCGAGCTGCGAGAACTTCCGCGTGCCTCCATTCTGCTGTGAAAGCAGCGGCGCATCATCGTATGCAGACGCTCCTGAGCTGGCGGTCGACGGCTTCggtccatcttcatcgtccccTACCAGCGCTTCCAGATCTTCTGTATCTTCGTTGCGCGGTCTCCGTCGCCCTCCAAAGCGCAAATTTCGCAAAGGTATTCGCGCAGCAAAGTCATGGCTGATGCGACCAGAACTCGGCTGGCGCGAATGAGATGGTGTACGGTCGGTGACAGGATGCGGATCAAGCTCATTCAGGTCGAGGTCCAAATCCGAATCGCGATCGTCATCATGGAGGCCGTCCTGTTCGTGAGGCTTGTGGTATCCGTTCGGCGTGGTCATGCCTCATTGCATAGGGTGAGGATGGTTCGGGGAATTCGCGAGAGAACGATGGTGAAAGACGGTGTTGGGCGCGGGACGCGTGGCTATTTGTTCAGTGCTTCTCTGTGGTCATGTGCTCGTCGGCCGTTCCCGTTCGTGAACACGTCGCTCGTATAGGAAATGGCTACAGGAGAGAGGAGGAATAGTGCTGCCTCTGTTGGAGCCCTATCGTGCTGCGCTGCACATGCTTTGGGGAATGGCGCGTTGGCGGACCGGCCGATCATCCACATGCACAGCTTACCACCACCAAAGAAAGCACACCACGCTCGTCGGCCTCTCCTATTCTGCCTGTTCTATTCTTCATCCCCTTCTCCGCCAGCTCGACGATATTCGCATCACCGCCATTATGACCTTTATGTATGAGTAGACTTCTTTCGACTTCGATTTCGCGTGGGCGCATTCTTGCTTTGGTACGTCAGACTTTCCGCTTCCAGAACGTGGCCTCGGAGCTCGGGGCCTGTTCAGAGACACGCTTCCTCAGCCCGGACGCGATGCGCACCACCCGCACCACCTCCATTGTACCACCGCCCCTCCCCATCTAACGCCATGCGCTACAGTAATTCCATCGTCGTGACCGTGAGCACGTGCTAGTCCGCCATGACCGACGACGACTACCCCAACTTCGGCAATGCCTGGACCAGCACGGCCTCCAACACGGCCTCAGCTGGACCACCCCCGGGCGAGTCAGCATGGAATCCAGCGCATCGTCCCGACTCAGACCAGCGACACGCGAGAACAACTTCGACTGTAGACGCCGATTTCTTCCATCAATTATCCGAGCCCGCAACCGAGCAGACGACGGAGGAAGTGGCAATGGACGAGGTCGCGGACAAAGCACAGCATGGGTCGGAGCAGAAGGCGCCGAGCATAACTGTGGACACACGGAGCGTAGAGCTCGGTGGGTCTGAGGAAGTGGTGGACTCTACAGGACCATCAGCGAATGCCGGGGAGCCCATaagacgaggagaagcggaCGGCGGGAGTGAGCCGAGTCCTCCAAGCACGGCCATCGAAGAGATTTTGGGAGACGACGAGGCGCCGATATACAGTTCGAAGCAGACTGCGCagaagcaggaggaggagctcgaGCAACATATGTCTGTACCTGACCGTGAACCCCTTTACATCAGCTCGCCGGGAGATCAAACACCCATCTCCCACGAAGCCGAGATCGAGAGTGAGCTGGCCAGATACCATGAGCAGAGCGAGTCATACGAGCATCAAGGCGATTTGACACAGATGGAAGAGGCCGTAGACGAAGCTCCCACCGCATCCCTACtggccgacgaagaagcGCCGCCGACAGTGGATGAGGTGCAGGACGAGAGGACACCACACATGCAGGCAGTGCAAGAGGACTCTGTACTCGAAGACTTCGACGGGACACCAGCATTCGGATCACCTCTTCCCAAAGCAAAGGCCAGCGTTGGCCAGATTGACCGGAGCTTCACCACCAATTTCACTGAGATTCcggcagcagaggaggaacaagagcaagagcaagaagaagatcggcCGGACAGCTCAGAGTGGCCATCAGCAGGAGACGACAAGACGTTTGGTGAATTGCTGGATAACGAACAAAGCGGAATTATACACGTGAGGGGCTTCTCAGTGGACCCAGTATCGAAACCTGAATCAGACCCGTGGGGCGgcaccgacgacgatgacagcTTCAATGAGCTTTTAGGGAGCTCGCACGGCCAGTTCGCGCAGGACGTGCCAGTCGCGCAGGCCGAAGAAGTGTCTTCCGTAGAGGCTCCAGTGACTGCGCCTGAGGACAAGACGGAGGATGACTTGGCAGCTGCCTTTGCCTCAGTACTGCTGGACGACGACCTGCTGGAGGATCCGAAGGATATGGACATGTCTGCTATTTTCGGGGACGACGATCCTGGGTTTTTGGACGACGAGCTGCTCACAGACTCGCAGCCTTCCGCACCAGCGCCAATCCTTCCTCCGGCACAATCGACACAAACGCAACGAGGGCAAAGCCCGTACGTACCTGCGACAACACAACAAATGGGGGCCCAACCAAACTCGTATGCTGCACCTGGTGCTCAATTTGTGCAGCAAAATCATGGCAGATCAGCTGGGACACCGTCGACCGGCCTCTACGATGT from Cercospora beticola chromosome 3, complete sequence includes the following:
- a CDS encoding uncharacterized protein (CAZy:AA5); the protein is MFRLNSITGFALATIASLSTTVTAENLGTWSSSIPFPLVPTAIAVLPSGKLLAWASGRKHTHSIGQFGLTWSATWDPKTGEISELLVNNTHHDMFCPGISTGFDGTIIVTGGSTAKKVSMHAEATNGFYEAPEMQIARAYQSQVTLTDGRIFTIGGSWSSIIIGPGSGEEGNKTGEIYDPATNEWTILEGCPADPMQTADREGAYRSDNHAWLMSWKDRSVFQAGPSMNMNWYYTSGQGSHAPAGTRDDTDAMCGVFQMYDATTGSIFTAGGAKDYEEAEAVDHAHIINIDSPSGEAKVRKLPSMNRARVFANAVTMPNGQIMILGGQAYSRPFSDFRAVTVPELFDPATEMFTLLPDPGIARGYHSTAALLPDGTIFSGGGGLCSQCAKEENHLDFQIYTPPYLLEKDGKTLAARPMITDVHSKTVRVGEEVRFKVQKPDRVKQGEVTAAMLRLGTATHSVDTDSRRVPLNDHAENEDGSRSYRLPSDAGVMLPGTYMLFAMVNGVPSEAVMIKVNP
- a CDS encoding uncharacterized protein (BUSCO:EOG09260AZM) — protein: MTTPNGYHKPHEQDGLHDDDRDSDLDLDLNELDPHPVTDRTPSHSRQPSSGRISHDFAARIPLRNLRFGGRRRPRNEDTEDLEALVGDDEDGPKPSTASSGASAYDDAPLLSQQNGGTRKFSQLGSNRFGDNRRPKGIWQYVPFMNRSTSIQLPAISEDEAEDDHDPASARNIAVGQKQPARFPANAISNAKYTPWSFLPRTLFNEFKFFFNMYFLLVALSQIIPALRIGYLSTYIAPLAFVLMITLSKEAFDDLSRRKRDREANSEPYRVLRFDSPGFSDTDASSKKRKIKSITEKKKKGKRRRVSAEDARLQQAEDEEYSTQNVDAPSSNVAEIIKPSAQLKVGDVIVLEKDQRVPADVVILKSFSAETVQTEAEPRQETVEEALVDMGENAAPVSPRLQRQSIQGVQLSNETTSSDPSGGGEAFIRTDQLDGETDWKLRLATPLAQTLPASEYLRLRVTAGKPDKRVNDFVGTIELEPKKHRAYDPHPEDGPEDVRATETKSTPLNIDNTAWANTVLASSTTVHAVVIYTGPQTRAALSTSASRSKTGLLELEINSLVKILCILTAALSFILVAIHGFKEHDGRKWYIATMRFLILFSTIVPISLRVNLDLGKSVYAWFIHHDTDIPGTVVRTSTIPEDLGRIEYLLSDKTGTLTRNEMELRKVHVGTVSYGGDAMEEVVGYVTQAFSAAEDAPAGALFSPSAGINSLSGATRTRREIGLRVRDLVLSLALCHNVTPTTEENDDGQPKVSYQASSPDEIAIVEWTESVGLRLQHRDRKSITLQYTGDDRTVVRVEVLNVFPFTSDSKRMGIIVRFIRSSGLSKDEDGEIVFYQKGADTVMTSIVAANDWLEEETGNMAREGLRTLVVGRKPLTAQQYSAFSDAYAEASLSLAGRDAAMALVVRQHLEHNLNLLGVTGVEDKLQPKVKPSLELLRNAGIKIWMLTGDKVETARCVAVSSKLVSRGQTIHTIAGLKRRDAALDALSTIQNQTNAALLIDGQSLGIYLQHHKDAFISIAVRLPAVIACRCSPTQKADIAHLIRAYTKKRIACIGDGGNDVSMIQAADVGVGIVGKEGKQASLAADFSIEQFAHLTKLLVWHGRNSYRRSAKLAQFVMHRGLIISICQTVFSIASKFEPIALYRDWLLVGYATIYTMMPVFSLTLDQDVDEGLANLYPELYKELTLGKSLSYKTFFIWLAISVYQGLIIQGGAELLVPSFSANNSAALANPDYTPINTPGFQKMVAVSYSVLIINELCMVAAEITTWHWIMIASIVSTSVIYLVSVPFLGEYFDLGFIWSLGFVWRFAAILGAALVPVWGGKVIRQYVKPESYRKVRG